The Microbacterium luteum nucleotide sequence ACGGGGGTGGCGGCCATGGCGTCCTCTCTTCTCTCGATGGTGGCGGTCAGATGCGCGCGCCGAGCGGCCCGCGATCGGCCAGCTCGACGTCGCGGTTGTAGCGGTAGAGGCGGGCGGGGCGGTGGCTTCCGGTGCGGAACCGCTCGGTCGGGATGAGCGTTCCCGAGCCCTCGGCCTGACGCCGGAAGTTCGCGGGGTCCAGGCGCCGGCGCAGGATCGCCTCGTAGACCTCGCGCAGTTCCGCGAGGGTGAACTCGTCCGCGAGGAGGCCGTGCGCGATGCGGCTGTAGCCGACCTTGTTGCGCAGGCGCCACAGCGCGTAGTCGACGATCTCGTTGTGGTCGAAGGCGAGCCGTGGCAGGTCCGTCGCATCGAACCACGCGACGTTCTCGGGAGCGTCGCCGGCCGCGGCGTGGGCGGCCAGCTGCGCATCCACGTCGTCTTGGCGCAGCAGCGCCCAGTAGATGATCGAGACGACGCGGCCGGGGGAGCGGTCGACGTCGCCGAAGGCGTAGAGCTGCTCGAGGTAGCTCGGCTGGAGACCGGTGGTCTCGGCGAGCGTCCGCGATGCGGCGGCATCCAGCCCCTCGGAGATGTCGAGCCACCCTCCGGGGAGCGCCCACCGTCCTTCGTGGGGATCGCGGGTGCGGCGCACCAGAGGCAGGCTGAGCGAGATCGCGTCGCCGCGACGGCGCACGGTGAAGATGACCGTCGAGACGGCGACGCGCGTGACGTCATCACCGGTCTCGGAACTTCGTGTCACCATGACCATTACCTCCGCGACCGATCTTAGTGTCGATGGAACCAGAAGTCCAACCGCGGCTCCGTCGGCACCGCCCGGCGGTCTCATAGCTGTGGCGTCTAGGGTGCGAGGGGGAGGACTCGTGCTGCTGCTGGACATCGTGCTGATCGTGATGCTCGTCATCGCGTTGATCGTGGGCGCCGTGCGCGGCTTCATCGCCAGTCTCGGCTCCCTCATCGGCCTGGTCGTCGGCGTGCTCGCGGCGTGGTGGCTCGTGCCCCTGGTCAACGATGCGTGGCCCTATCCCGAGTGGCGCTCGCTCGTCGTCGTGGGGCTCGCCCTCGTTCTGGTGCTCGGCGGGACGGCGATCGGCGCGGGCATCGCCGGCAGGATCCGCTCCGGCGTCGACCGCACGCCGCTGCGCATCATCGACCGGCTGCTCGGGGCGGCCGCCGGCGTGGTGGCCACCGCCCTCGCCCTGTCCCTCATCGGCGCGAGCGTCACCGCCACCGGCGCGCCGATGCTCGCTCCGGCGGTCGGATCCTCGCAGGTGCTGCAGACGATCGATCGCTACACGCCGACGCCGGTGTCGCAGGCGATGGCACAGCTTCGCGCGATCGTGCTGGATGACGGCATCCCCCGGTTGGGGGAGCTGCTTGCGCCGCAGGCGGAGGCGACGGAGCCGCCGATCGCCCTCGACGACCCCGAACTCGCCACCGCGGCGGCATCCGTCGCGCGCGTCTCCGGCACCGCGTATGCGTGCGGCACGAGCTCCACCGGGAGCGGGTTCGTCATCGCCGCCGATCGCGTCGTCACGAACGCACACGTGATCGCGGGGGTCGACGAGCCGCTCGTGCAGCTCCCCGGCGGCCAAGCGCTCGCCGGTCGTGTCGTGTACTTCGACGCCGTCGACGA carries:
- a CDS encoding NUDIX hydrolase codes for the protein MVMVTRSSETGDDVTRVAVSTVIFTVRRRGDAISLSLPLVRRTRDPHEGRWALPGGWLDISEGLDAAASRTLAETTGLQPSYLEQLYAFGDVDRSPGRVVSIIYWALLRQDDVDAQLAAHAAAGDAPENVAWFDATDLPRLAFDHNEIVDYALWRLRNKVGYSRIAHGLLADEFTLAELREVYEAILRRRLDPANFRRQAEGSGTLIPTERFRTGSHRPARLYRYNRDVELADRGPLGARI
- a CDS encoding MarP family serine protease, which produces MRGGGLVLLLDIVLIVMLVIALIVGAVRGFIASLGSLIGLVVGVLAAWWLVPLVNDAWPYPEWRSLVVVGLALVLVLGGTAIGAGIAGRIRSGVDRTPLRIIDRLLGAAAGVVATALALSLIGASVTATGAPMLAPAVGSSQVLQTIDRYTPTPVSQAMAQLRAIVLDDGIPRLGELLAPQAEATEPPIALDDPELATAAASVARVSGTAYACGTSSTGSGFVIAADRVVTNAHVIAGVDEPLVQLPGGQALAGRVVYFDAVDDIAVIAVDGLDAEPLALGDVLTPGSAAVVQGYPLGGPFTQNNAQVLSTGTVPVPDIYSDRSEPREIYTLEALVRPGNSGGPVLTGDGVVVGIVFARGQNDDTRGYAATNTELVDVAAAAPGLTDPVSSGDCTS